In Candidatus Dormiibacterota bacterium, a single window of DNA contains:
- a CDS encoding sigma-54 factor interaction domain-containing protein, with amino-acid sequence MNAIASDVLAVPLVHRSALMARVVELARRVAGSDANLLVVGESGTGKGLLARFIHEASARRRGPFVTITCANIAADLLESELFGHEKGAFTGAVRQKPGRFEDAAKGTLFLDEIGELPVSLQVKLLQVLEEKTFTRVGGNQPLTVDVRILAATNRNLEDMVRERHFREDLFFRLNVFPITLPPLREHPADIA; translated from the coding sequence GTGAACGCGATCGCCTCGGACGTCCTGGCGGTCCCCTTGGTCCATCGGTCGGCGCTGATGGCACGCGTCGTCGAACTGGCGCGACGGGTCGCGGGGAGCGACGCGAATCTCCTCGTCGTCGGCGAGAGCGGTACCGGCAAGGGCCTCCTGGCGCGGTTCATCCACGAGGCCAGCGCGAGGCGGCGGGGCCCGTTCGTCACCATCACCTGCGCCAACATCGCGGCCGACCTGCTCGAGAGCGAGCTGTTCGGCCACGAGAAGGGCGCCTTCACCGGCGCGGTGCGCCAGAAGCCCGGGCGCTTCGAGGACGCGGCCAAGGGGACGCTGTTCCTGGACGAGATCGGGGAGCTGCCGGTGAGCCTCCAGGTCAAGCTGCTCCAGGTGCTCGAGGAGAAGACCTTCACCCGAGTGGGGGGCAACCAGCCGCTGACCGTGGACGTGCGCATCCTCGCCGCGACCAACCGCAACCTCGAGGACATGGTGCGCGAGCGCCATTTTCGAGAGGACCTGTTCTTCCGGCTCAACGTGTTTCCGATCACGCTGCCGCCGCTGCGCGAGCATCCGGCCGACATCGC
- the rsfS gene encoding ribosome silencing factor gives MQLAIAAAADRKAEDPVALNLKGIATFTDCFVIVGGSQRRQTQAICDAVIERLAEKGQHPGHVEGYKLGDWILIDYADLVVHVFTRETREFYGLENLWGDAPRMALAGPQNRRNRGASAARKG, from the coding sequence GTGCAGCTGGCCATCGCGGCCGCCGCCGACAGGAAGGCGGAAGATCCGGTCGCATTGAACCTGAAAGGGATCGCGACGTTCACCGACTGCTTCGTCATCGTCGGGGGAAGCCAGAGGCGGCAGACGCAGGCGATTTGCGACGCCGTCATCGAGCGCCTGGCGGAGAAGGGGCAGCACCCCGGGCACGTGGAGGGGTACAAGCTCGGGGACTGGATCCTGATCGACTATGCCGATCTCGTCGTGCACGTGTTCACCCGGGAGACCCGCGAGTTCTACGGACTCGAGAATCTCTGGGGCGACGCTCCGCGCATGGCCCTCGCGGGTCCGCAAAACCGCAGGAACAGAGGGGCTTCGGCCGCCCGCAAGGGTTGA